The Streptomyces phaeolivaceus genome has a window encoding:
- the fxsA gene encoding FxSxx-COOH cyclophane-containing RiPP peptide codes for MNASLDAAAEEPGKPTAVGPERVSLVRLAAQSNGALSPVLTRAVSNGVERRGPGRVAVAAFNSSV; via the coding sequence ATGAACGCATCCCTCGACGCCGCGGCCGAAGAGCCGGGAAAGCCGACCGCTGTCGGCCCTGAGCGGGTTTCCCTGGTGCGCCTGGCTGCGCAGAGTAACGGTGCGTTGTCGCCCGTGCTTACTCGTGCCGTGTCCAACGGCGTCGAGCGGCGGGGACCGGGCAGGGTCGCTGTCGCGGCCTTCAACTCCTCCGTCTGA